One segment of Scyliorhinus torazame isolate Kashiwa2021f chromosome 14, sScyTor2.1, whole genome shotgun sequence DNA contains the following:
- the LOC140389370 gene encoding muscarinic acetylcholine receptor M2-like — protein MMGNSTEANESLSYLTGWFDTGGSPYKTFEVGLIVIVTGSLSLVTIIGNILVMASIRANRQLQTFNNYFIFSLACADLVIGAFSMNLYTIYTVTGYWPMGTVVCDLWLAVDYVASSASGMNLLIISFDRYFCVTKPLSYPVRRTPKLAGMMIAAAWVLSFILWVPVILVWQFIVGERTVGEDECYVQFLSNPAVIFVTAIAAFYLPVIIMVILYVQISRSSRSRVKDDTNEAGLSKYAITHRLVKSKIMKPNKNHIPNFPNGLAEVKMENNKITGDMAINNCGQATDKELSNVSTSRNVAQLNPKDEGVIQENMNAWNSQSLFVMNNSELIRTIDSKCQKSEDCDPTAKIASGINGKNGNGTENRIADEGMHITRTPAKMEKKKNGAVSREEKVTRTILAILMAFIISWSPYFATVLISTVCSTCVPHTVWTIVYWLFYINSTVNPACYALCNNTFKKTFKHLLLCQYRNIRTAR, from the coding sequence ATGATGGGAAACTCAACAGAGGCAAATGAGTCTCTCAGCTACCTTACAGGCTGGTTTGATACTGGAGGGAGTCCTTACAAAACGTTTGAAGTGGGCTTAATTGTGATTGTGACAGGATCTTTAAGCCTGGTGACAATTATTGGAAACATTCTGGTTATGGCTTCCATTAGAGCAAATAGGCAATTGCAAACTTTTAACAACTACTTTATTTTCAGCTTGGCCTGTGCTGATTTGGTTATTGGTGCGTTCTCTATGAATCTATACACCATTTACACTGTTACAGGTTACTGGCCGATGGGCACAGTGGTATGTGATTTGTGGCTTGCTGTAGATTATGTTGCCAGTAGTGCTTCTGGCATGAACCTCCTTATCATCAGCTTTGACCGCTACTTCTGCGTGACAAAGCCCCTCAGCTACCCCGTGAGGAGAACACCTAAGTTGGCAGGAATGATGATCGCAGCTGCTTGGGTGCTGTCCTTCATCCTTTGGGTCCCTGTTATTCTCGTCTGGCAGTTCATTGTAGGGGAGCGAACAGTTGGTGAGGATGAGTGCTATGTTCAGTTCCTCTCAAATCCTGCTGTCATTTTTGTCACGGCTATTGCAGCCTTCTATCTCCCTGTTATTATCATGGTGATTTTGTATGTGCAAATATCGCGTTCCAGTAGGAGTCGGGTGAAGGATGATACAAATGAGGCTGGATTGAGCAAATACGCAATTACTCACAGACTCGTGAAGAGCAAGATAATGAAACCTAATAAGAACCACATACCAAATTTTCCCAATGGATTGGCTGAGGTGAAAATGGAAAATAACAAAATAACTGGGGACATGGCTATTAATAATTGTGGCCAAGCAACGGATAAGGAGCTCTCCAATGTGTCAACCTCCCGCAATGTGGCCCAATTAAACCCGAAAGATGAAGGGGTGATACAAGAGAACATGAATGCTTGGAATTCTCAAAGCCTTTTCGTGATGAACAACTCCGAACTTATCAGAACGATAGATAGCAAATGTCAGAAAAGTGAAGACTGTGACCCCACGGCAAAAATAGCATCAGGCATCAACGGCAAGAATGGGAATGGCACAGAGAACAGAATAGCTGATGAAGGCATGCATATTACCAGGACTCCTGCGAAGATGGAGAAGAAGAAGAATGGAGCTGTATCCCGAGAGGAGAAAGTTACTCGAACCATCCTGGCTATTCTCATGGCTTTTATCATCAGCTGGAGCCCTTATTTTGCTACGGTGCTCATTAGCACCGTCTGTTCAACCTGTGTCCCCCACACGGTCTGGACTATTGTATACTGGCTTTTTTACATCAACAGTACCGTCAATCCAGCCTGCTACGCACTGTGTAATAATACCTTCAAGAAAACCTTCAAACACCTTCTCCTATGTCAATACAGGAATATCCGTACAGCAAGGTAG
- the LOC140389085 gene encoding LOW QUALITY PROTEIN: muscarinic acetylcholine receptor M2-like (The sequence of the model RefSeq protein was modified relative to this genomic sequence to represent the inferred CDS: inserted 1 base in 1 codon), giving the protein MANATEVNESLNNLTGGFDTEGGYRYTTVEMVFVVIVTGGLSLMTIIGNILVIVSIKLNRQLQTINNYFLFSLACAELIIGFFSLNLYTIYTVTGYWTIGTVLCDFWLTREYVASGLNLLIISFDRYFCVTKPLSXPVKRTTKVARMMIAAAWVLAFFLWVPAIHFWQFIVGKRTVGDSECYVQFLSNPAVIFLTAIAAFYLPVIIMVILYVQISRASRSRVKEDIKETESNKLTVAHSLGPSKIMEQNKNNIPNGTNRLAQVKKQNDKITGEMTIITCGQAADKDLPNNSTSGNMVQLHQADGGAIQGRVISVWNDENRFRTNKSELSIIKILGKCQKIDHCDGTAKIASDINDKNGNAREITAATVMKMKGAIPRGEKVTRTILAILAFIITLSPYFVMVLIRTICPTCVPYTAWTIGYLLVYINSTFNPACYALCNPTFKKTFKNIISCQYKNIGRA; this is encoded by the exons ATGGCAAACGCAACAGAGGTAAATGAATCTCTCAACAATCTTACAGGCGGGTTTGACACCGAAGGAGGGTATCGTTACACCACGGTTGAAATGGTCTTCGTTGTAATTGTGACAGGAGGTTTAAGCCTGATGACAATTATTGGAAACATTCTAGTCATTGTTTCTATCAAACTAAACAGACAATTGCAAACTATTAACAACTACTTTCTTTTCAGCTTGGCCTGTGCTGAATTAATTATTGGTTTCTTCTCTTTGAATCTGTACACTATTTACACTGTTACTGGCTACTGGACGATAGGCACCGTGTTATGCGATTTCTGGCTTACGAGAGAATATGTTGCGTCTGGCCTGAACCTGCTGATTATCAGCTTTGACCGCTACTTCTGTGTGACAAAGCCCCTCA TTCCCGTGAAAAGAACAACGAAAGTGGCAAGGATGATGATCGCAGCCGCTTGGGTGCTGGCATTTTTTCTTTGGGTACCTGCCATTCACTTCTGGCAGTTCATCGTCGGAAAGCGAACTGTTGGTGACAGCGAATGTTATGTGCAGTTCCTCTCAAATCCAGCTGTCATTTTTCTCACTGCTATTGCTGCGTTCTATCTTCCTGTTATTATCATGGTGATTTTGTATGTGCAAATATCTCGGGCCAGCAGGAGTCGTGTGAAGGAGGATATAAAGGAGACTGAATCAAATAAGCTTACAGTTGCTCACAGTCTCGGGCCGAGCAAAATAATGGAACAGAATAAGAACAACATACCAAATGGTACCAATAGGTTGGCACAGGTCAAAAAGCAAAATGACAAAATAACTGGGGAAATGACAATTATTACTTGCGGCCAAGCAGCTGATAAGGATctccccaataattcaacctccggaAATATGGTCCAATTGCACCAGGCGGATGGAGGGGCAATACAAGGGAGAGTAATAAGTGTTTGGAATGATGAAAACCGTTTCAGGACGAACAAATCCGAACTCtctatcataaagatacttggcaaATGCCAGAAAATCGACCACTGTGATGGTACGGCAAAAATAGCATCAGACATCAATGACAAGAATGGGAATGCCAGAGAGATCACAGCAGCCACAGTGATGAAAATGAAGGGAGCTATACCCCGTGGGGAGAAAGTCACCCGAACCATCTTGGCTATTCTCGCATTTATCATCACCTTGAGCCCATACTTTGTCATGGTACTCATTCGCACCATTTGTCCAACCTGTGTTCCCTACACAGCATGGACTATTGGATACTTGCTCGTTTACATCAACAGTACCTTCAATCCAGCCTGCTACGCATTGTGTAATCCCACCTTCAAGAAAACCTTCAAGAATATTATCTCATGTCAGTACAAGAACATCGGTAGAGCATGA